The DNA segment AGCAAGGGCTGTGATTGGGACCTAGGGAAGGGAGGACAAGGGCTGTGGGTCAGCATCCCTTCACCCGTCTTCACAGCAAATCAGCCGGCATCAGGAGCAGTTCATCCAGATGTTGAATGAGCCCCCTGGGGAGCTGGCAGACATCTCAGATGTGGAGGGTGAGGTGGGTGCAATAGGCGAAGAGGCTCCGCAGATGAACTACATCCAGGTGACACCGCAGGAAAAAGAAGCTATAGAGAGGGTAAGAGGCCTGGCTGCGGGGTGACCTCATGGGTGGGCAGGGTCCCCACCTCCTGCTCATACCTGCCCATCTTCCCACAGTTGAAGGCCCTGGGCTTCCCAGAGAGCCTGGTGATCCAGGCCTACTTCGCttgtgaaaaaaatgagaacttgGCTGCCAACTTCCTCCTGAGTCAGAACTTTGATGACGAGTGATGCCAGGAGGCCAGGCCGCCCATCGACCCCTCCTTCTACaaaagttttataaaagaaaaagtatatatatatattcacgtTTATttaagaagtggaaaaaaaaatcaaaaacctaaaaaaaaaaacccaccccaaTTTCCCCCTCCTAAAGTGGCCCCTATTCCTGTCTTGGCCTGAGAAGACCTGGGCCAGACAGCTGTCCCCCCTttcccccgccccagcccagcctgctccAAGGAGCTGGCAGGACTGGAGGTGACAGATGGGCCCCTCTTGGCCTCTGTCCCAGCTCCCTGCAGCCAGATGGAGAGGCGGCTGCTTGCTTCCCCATCCCCCAAAGAGCCCCTGagacctccccccaccctcttccAGGGCGAGGGGAAGCTGGAGCTGTAAACTTTGATCCTCCATTGGAGTGGCCCAAATCTTTCCATCTGGGGTGAGCACTCAGAGGCCCAAGATTCCCCTCCCTGGTCTGGCTTTGGCCTCCATCCTGCATCCCTTtgctggggaggaggaagcctgGTTTGTCCCGCCTGGGGAGGGGGAAACATCAGAGTTGCTCTGGAGGTCaaggccaccccccaccccagaacaGAACCGTGTCTCTGATAAAGGTTTTGAAGTGAATAAAGTTTCAAAAGCCAGTCCTGTGGTTTGTGCCTGCTGGGGCTTCCCACTTCAGCTTGTCTGGGTCTGGGGGCTGGTTGGGCCCAGGAGATGCAGGCATGCCACAAAGGGACAGAGGGCTCTGTCAGCTTCTGCAAATTGTGGCGTCCAGtgtttccaccccctccccccaagctGTCTCATTCCCAggcagtgggccccagccctggctcAGCCTTGGAAGGGCtgcttctccctgccccccaccatcatcaccacagTCTGTTTTGGCTACACTTCCCCCCTGGTAATTGGCTAATTACTGGAGATTAATGTTGGTAAACAGAAGCCTTCTTCTACACTGCCATCTGCTCCTCCATTATTTCCCCATtgcatccccctttctctccccccAAGCCCCGGAGTTAGTCGGCCTGGCCTAGTGTCCCTGAGTGAGCAGAGCCAGGGAAGGGTGGGGGATTCCCTGGCTCCAGGTGTTGGGCAAAGAACCAGGGTGCCCAGGGAGGGACATAATGAGAGGACACAGCTCTCTGAGGGTGGGGCTATCAAGCAGCAGGTTTTACTGGGAAAGAACACAGCTCAAGAGCTGGGTGTTGCAGAGGCTGCTGGGTCCTCGGCTACAGCAGCAGCCATTGCAGCAGCTCGtgcctccttcttcttcctttgtttctcctcctTGAGGCGCTTGCGGTGCTGCTTCTCCAAGTCCTGCAGCAGCTCCTGGAAGCGGGCACTCCGTGGGTCCACGTGGTATCCCAGGCGCTCCTGGGCCTCAGCCTGCAGCCGGGCCCGCCGCTCCTTGTCTGCTTGCTCCTTCTCCCTACgctcctgctgctgccgccgccagTTCTCAATCATCTGTGGCATCTTGGCCATGCGCTCTTCAATGAGCTGCTCCCTGCAGGGGTAGAAGGGTAGTCAGTGAGGGCAGCCACTCCCAGCCAGAGCAGCCCTCATCCACATCCCATCCCAAGCCTTTGCCCACATCCTGCCTCTCCAAGTTGAAAAACTTAACGGTGGCCATTAAAACTGTCAAGAAAAGTCCTTGACAAGTGAAGAAAGAGGTAGGAGAGAGAAACTAACttgtgtgtgaccttgagcacaaGAAAGCCAAACCCCAGTAACCCCAAGGAGTAGACCCCAAGTCAACCCAACATCTCCCTAAGCTGTCTGCTGAGCCATTCAAGTGCTGCATATTATGTGGGGCCATTCCCACAGCTCACTCCATCCTACAGATGTCACTGAGCACCCACTGTATGCCAGGCCCAGTTCTAGGTGCAAGAGTCAAGGCAAGAAATGGGTTGGACCTTTCCCTTCAATCTTACGAGTTTTTAGGTGCCAGGCACGGTCCCATTTTAAGGATTAGAAACATGAAGCTGAAAGAACTAAAGCCCCATGTCATGGTTATCCAGCTGGGAAAACTGGCTTTATGAGAGACAGGGGTCACATCCTAGCTCCACTGTTCACTGCCTGGGTGACTGGACAAGTGACTTCCTCCCAGGAtgagtctcctcatctataaagagTGTTCCTCTTAGAGCTGTTGTGAGGACAGGAACAAACACCAGGAACACACCTGCCTAACTttggctgcccctccctccagtAAGTGGTGGCATGTCCATGTCCCTGGTCTTGCCGTCATTCTTCCCTCAAGTCTAAATCCTTCAGACCTGCCTCCAAGTCCTACCTTTGCCCTTGACTCCATGCCCCATTACCCCCAACTCTTCCCCAGCCACACTGATGTCCAGGCTGTTCCTTAAAGCACGTTCCtatacctcagggcctttgcaccagctgcTCCCTCAACCAGAAATACTCTCCCTAAGATCTTCCCATGGTTATGTCTGGCCATTCAGGGGTCTGCTTAAACATTTAAACATCAAGTTCGCAGAGCGGCCTGAGGCCTACCAAACCAAAGGTGCCTTTGGGCGTGCACTCACCACCCAATTTATTTACCTAATGGCTCTCAGTTGCCATATGAAATAATCTTTGttccctgctgtgtcctcagcacccAAGACAAGGTCTTGCACACAGCAGGCGTTCAGTAAAGATTTGTTGATTAATGACTAAATGAACCGTTATTCATAAGTCTTGTTTTGCATGTCGGTGAGCAGGAACATAAATACTGCACGGAAACCCCGCGATAAGCGGCGGATCAAGTAAGCACTGTTGGGGCACAATCCACCCAAGGCCTGCAGCCCCGCGCCTGCTCGACCGCACGCACGCACCTGGCTTGACGCTTCTCCTCCTCGGCCAGCTGCTGCACCCGCAGCGACTCCTGCATGGCCGCCAGGCTCGGGTACCATTCGCGCTCCTCAGCCTCCAGCTCACGCAGCTGCTCCCGCGACGGCCACAGAGAACCGGCGGCCACCCCGGAGGCGGCGCCATGCCGCGCGAACTGCTTAGCCGCATGGCGTGGCCCCAGCTGCCAGCGCGGGGTCAGCGGGTCATCCGGGTCCGGCCAGCAGGGTCCCGGCGAGCGGCGCGGAGGCGGCGGCGCCCGGTAGTTGCGGGAGCCGGGGCCCAGGGTCGACGCCAGCCCGAGCAGGCCGCGCGCTTGCCGCACGGGCGCAGCCATCTTGGCCGTGCGGGGTCCTCGCGGGCTGGCCGGGCTGGCCAAGGCGCTGCCTGCGCGTGAGGgctgctgggggcctggggccgcGAGGGGCTTCCCGGCTGCCTCAGTGCCAGGCAGGGAGAAGGCGCGGCGTAGTGTAGTTTTTACACGTCTTCacgtataattttaaatttattgtaccagttaatttattaaaatcgtctctttaatttgtattttaaaaatagcatttagtttttagtttaaaatttaagtgtttgaaatttaaacaataattttaaaaatttatttaaaaccttCACGTagcatttcaatttttttgtcgtacttatttatattttaatttaaatattctaaatgtgtttaaaacggtaaagtatttaaatatttaaacatttgtttaagTATTGTTCATAACATTTTATGCTTTTAGGTTtgattttaatatctttattaacattttaattttgaataattatttaaaactttaacgtttaaatgtttatatttctgtttaaaacatttaaatttgtaaCTATTATTGGAGATATTTatgtggaaattttattttaaattctactgtaaatatttactttatgccttttaatttaattttttgtatctTAAAATGTTTGATCGTTATGcagaaattaaacattattttttaaaaaggatttccactttaaaaaagaaggaaattctgactcatgctacagcatggatgaacttgaaagatattatgctgagtgaaataaggcAGTCAGAAAAGGACATagattatatgattccacttatatgaggcccctagagtagtcaaattcatagagtgGTTGGAGGGGCAGGGACATGGGGAATAAGAGTTTTTGCTTAATAGGtacagtttctgtttgggatgatgaaaacattctgaagatggatggtgatgattgcacaacattgtgaatgtgcttaatgccactgaacagtacagttaaaaatgattaaaatggtaaattttatgtcatgtatattttatcaccCCACCTCCCTAAAAAAAACCCTTGCAATTTGCTCAGTGAACCAGGAAACCTGGATGAGAATGTTCACAGTTCACAGCAATACCATATATCTGATATAAATTAGTCTCAGGCTGGAAACAACCCACCCGAGTCCATCTGCAGTAGACTGGATACCTAAATTTTGATGTTTCAGCCAACAGAATACTACACGGGATTGCAAGAGCATTCACTGCGGCTCACAACAATGTGGATGATCCTCACAGACTTCTTATGCAGCAAAGGAAGCAGGACTCAAATGATTCCTTTTCATAAAGGAACATTTTTCCTTGTGTAAGGTTTACACAAATTGTCCTTTTCATACAAAGTC comes from the Camelus dromedarius isolate mCamDro1 chromosome 27, mCamDro1.pat, whole genome shotgun sequence genome and includes:
- the GADD45GIP1 gene encoding large ribosomal subunit protein mL64 produces the protein MAAPVRQARGLLGLASTLGPGSRNYRAPPPPRRSPGPCWPDPDDPLTPRWQLGPRHAAKQFARHGAASGVAAGSLWPSREQLRELEAEEREWYPSLAAMQESLRVQQLAEEEKRQAREQLIEERMAKMPQMIENWRRQQQERREKEQADKERRARLQAEAQERLGYHVDPRSARFQELLQDLEKQHRKRLKEEKQRKKKEARAAAMAAAVAEDPAASATPSS